GGGCAGGTCCTGCACCGCGTTGCGGGCGGCTCTGCGCCGCTCGACGGCACCCCCGGGCATGTCCGGCCTCGGACTCTGGATCGTCCGCCAGTTCGTCGCCGTGGAAGGCGGCACCGTGGTCGCGTACCGGTTGCGATCACGTGGGGTCGCCGTCGAGGTGAGACTTCCCGGTCGGCCGGTTGTCGGCCGACGTACCGGGGTTGGCCCCGGTGGGCCGAGGGATGGCACCGACAGGCCCGCAGAGTGGGAATGAACGCGGTGTTCGCCGTCCGTGACCAAGGAGGCCACCGTGTTCAGCCATGTCAAAGACCTACAGTTCGAGGCGAAGCCAGACGGGCCTGACGCCGCCTTCGCGCGCCGGCTACAGGAGGTGCTGGGCGGCAAGTGGGGCGAGATGACCGTCGCCAACCAGTACCTGTTCCAGGGCTGGAGCTGCCGGTTGCCGGGCAAGTACAAGGACCTGTTCCTCGACGTGGGCACCGAGGAGATGGGCCACGTCGAGATGATCTGCACGATGATCGCCCGGCTGCTCGACAGCGCTCCCCTGTCCGTACAGGAGGCGGCGGCCGAGGACAACCCGATGCTGACCGCCATCTACGCCGGGTCGAACCCGGCGCACTTCATCCACTCCGGCGGCGGACCGTTGCCGGTGGACAGCAACGGGGTGCCCTGGAACGGCTCCTTCATCACGGCCAGCGGCAACCTGCTCGCCGACTTCCACCTCAACGTGACCGCCGAGGCACAGGGCCGGCTGCAGGTCGCCCGCCTGTTCAACATGACCGACGACCCCGGCGTGAAGAAGATGCTGCGGTTCCTGCTGGCCCGCGACACGATGCACCAGAACATGTGGCTGGCCGCGATCGAGCAACTCAAGCAGGACGGTCTCGAGGAGATGCCGGTTCCCGAGGCGTTTCCCGACGCGGAGCAGGAGAACCAGTTCGCCTACCAGTACATCAACTTCTCGGCCGGCGAGGACGCGGCGGAGGGTCGGTGGGCGTCCGGCCCGAGCCCGGACGGCAAGGGCGAGTTCAGCTACCAGGCGGCCCCGACCGCGCACGCCGGCGAGCCGGTGCTGCCGCCCGGGGACCCGCGTCTGCACGGCACGCCGCCGGCGACCGGTCATCTCGTCACCGCGGGCACAAGCCGTCGCTGACCTGTTTCGTCGCGCCGGTCGTCCCACCCAGGGGCGACCCGGCGCGACCGGGGACCGGAAGGGTCGATCATGATTGAGTTGTTGGCCCGTCCCTTGGCGGACGCGTTCATGCAGGTCGGTGTCTATGTCGCGGTGCTGGTCGCGCTCTTCGGCTGGCTGCGCTGGCGGTACGGCGACCGGGTCACCGACGGACTCACCCGTCGCCCCCGGCTGGGTCCGCTGGTCGGTGCGCTACTCGGGGTGAGCCCTGGCTGTGGCGGCGCGATCATCCTCATGCCGCTCTACGCCCGAGGCAAGGTCTCCTTCGGTACGGTCGTGGCCGCCCTCGCCTCGACCATGGGCGACTCCTCCTGGGTGGTGATCGCCGCCGACCCGGGCTTCGCTCTCAAGATCCATGCGTTGCTCTTCGCGGTGGGACTCGCCACGGGGTACGCCGTGGACCTGCTCGGCATCGACCCGGCCCGGGCACTGCACCGATCGGAGGTCCGCCCCGATCGGCGGCCCGAGTCGGTTGACGCCCTGGCCGACGGGTCGGCGGGTCCGGCCGCGTCGGGACAGTCCACCGCGCTCGCGCTCCTCACCCGGGCCGACCCGGTCGTGGAGCGGCAACGCCGAATGTCGACCGCGTTCTGGGGTCTGACCACTCCCGCGTTCCTGGTCTCCGTACCGGTGGTCTTCCACGTCGTCGACCCGGCCCTGCTCAGCGCCCCGCTCGGCGGTGTCGACCCCTACCTCGTACTCGGCTGCGCCGGCACCTTCGTCGCGGTGCTGATCTTCGCCGCCGGACGCGGCCGGTTCGCCGACGACACCCTCGAGACCTCGCAACCCCGGACCGTACGGGACGCGTTCCGGCACAGCGCGCACGAAGCCTCGTTCATCACCTTCTGGGTTGCCGTGGCCTACGTGGGCTGGCAGGTCCTGAGCACGACCACCGGGTTCGACGGTTCGCAACTGGCGCTCGCCGGTGCGGTCGGAGTTCTCGTCGGCGCGTTGATCGGCCTCATCCCGGGCTGCGCGGTGCAGATCGTCTTCACCGGCATCTACGTCAGCGGTGGCCTACCCGTGACGACACTGGTCGCCAACGCGATCAGCCAGGACGGCGACGCGCTCATCCCACTCGCCGCGCTACGCCGTCGCGCGGCCGGGCTGGCAACCCTGATCACCACGGTTCCGGCGATTCTCGTCGGCCTGACACTGCTGCTGTTCGTCGGTTGAGCACCGCCAGCCCGTCGATCGAGGAGGTGAGTCATGCGTACGACGAACGGATGGTCCGGAACCTCGGGCAACGATCCGGCCCGTCCCCCGGAGGCCACGGAGTTCGAAACGCTGGGCAGGGTCCGACTCAAACTCTGGTTCTTCGCTGCCGCCTCGGTCGTCGCCGTACTGGTCGGACTGCCGGGCTGGACCCAGTGCGCGCTGGTGGCGACGACCCTGCTGATCCCGATCGCGGTCGCCGTACACAGCGGGTGGAGTCAGGCGCTGCTGGTCGTCCTGCCTCGGCCGGGAGGAGAACCGACCCGCCGCTCCCGACGGGAGCCACACAAGGCTCATGCGCGGTGAGCCGGGGCAGAGCCACCGCACTACCGGGTCGGCGTGATCCTGGTGGGTCGAGATGGTGGCGGGAGTCGGCAACCTTTCTCAGTGACGGGGCCGACAGGTGCGGCCCTTCCTGCCGTTGCGGTACGCCGTCGCGGCGTCCACCCGACGGTAGAGTCGCCGCTCGTGGCCGCACTGGACGAGCATGGTCGACCCGAACCTCCGCTGACCGGCGACGAAACCGCCACCCTCCTGGGTTTCCTGGAGTTCCAACGCGCGACCCTGGCCTGGAAGTGCG
The Micromonospora pisi DNA segment above includes these coding regions:
- a CDS encoding manganese catalase family protein; the encoded protein is MFSHVKDLQFEAKPDGPDAAFARRLQEVLGGKWGEMTVANQYLFQGWSCRLPGKYKDLFLDVGTEEMGHVEMICTMIARLLDSAPLSVQEAAAEDNPMLTAIYAGSNPAHFIHSGGGPLPVDSNGVPWNGSFITASGNLLADFHLNVTAEAQGRLQVARLFNMTDDPGVKKMLRFLLARDTMHQNMWLAAIEQLKQDGLEEMPVPEAFPDAEQENQFAYQYINFSAGEDAAEGRWASGPSPDGKGEFSYQAAPTAHAGEPVLPPGDPRLHGTPPATGHLVTAGTSRR
- a CDS encoding putative manganese transporter gives rise to the protein MIELLARPLADAFMQVGVYVAVLVALFGWLRWRYGDRVTDGLTRRPRLGPLVGALLGVSPGCGGAIILMPLYARGKVSFGTVVAALASTMGDSSWVVIAADPGFALKIHALLFAVGLATGYAVDLLGIDPARALHRSEVRPDRRPESVDALADGSAGPAASGQSTALALLTRADPVVERQRRMSTAFWGLTTPAFLVSVPVVFHVVDPALLSAPLGGVDPYLVLGCAGTFVAVLIFAAGRGRFADDTLETSQPRTVRDAFRHSAHEASFITFWVAVAYVGWQVLSTTTGFDGSQLALAGAVGVLVGALIGLIPGCAVQIVFTGIYVSGGLPVTTLVANAISQDGDALIPLAALRRRAAGLATLITTVPAILVGLTLLLFVG